One Planctomycetota bacterium DNA window includes the following coding sequences:
- the trmD gene encoding tRNA (guanosine(37)-N1)-methyltransferase TrmD, whose product MRFDIVTLFPELFPGFLSGSLLGAARAAGLIEVSVTDIRDHASGIHRQVDDRPFGGGPGMLLMPGPVVECVEAVQRCDPRPGQVILLSPGGRRLDQELVESLARRERLVLVCGRYEGFDARIAPALDAEEISIGDYVLSGGEVAAMVIIDAVSRLVPGVIGDAESARQDSFSGADRLVEGPQYTRPREFRGLPVPEILLSGDHARIATWRHEQAREATRRRAECSPHTR is encoded by the coding sequence ATGCGCTTCGACATCGTCACCCTGTTCCCGGAACTGTTTCCGGGCTTCCTCTCCGGAAGCCTGCTCGGAGCGGCGCGTGCGGCCGGCCTGATCGAGGTCTCGGTCACCGACATCCGCGACCATGCCAGTGGTATCCACCGTCAGGTCGACGATCGGCCCTTCGGCGGCGGGCCGGGAATGCTCCTCATGCCCGGCCCCGTCGTCGAGTGTGTCGAAGCGGTGCAACGGTGCGATCCCCGGCCCGGCCAGGTGATCCTTCTCTCCCCCGGCGGGCGGCGGCTCGACCAGGAGCTCGTCGAGTCGCTCGCACGGCGCGAGCGGCTCGTCCTCGTCTGCGGCCGCTACGAGGGGTTCGACGCCCGGATCGCGCCGGCGTTGGACGCCGAGGAGATCTCGATCGGCGACTACGTGCTCTCTGGCGGCGAGGTCGCGGCGATGGTGATCATCGACGCCGTCTCCCGGCTCGTTCCCGGCGTGATCGGCGATGCCGAGAGCGCCCGGCAGGATTCCTTCTCGGGCGCCGATCGCCTCGTCGAGGGACCCCAATACACGCGGCCGCGGGAGTTCCGCGGCCTGCCCGTGCCCGAGATCCTTCTCAGCGGCGACCATGCCCGGATCGCCACCTGGCGGCACGAGCAGGCCCGCGAGGCGACCCGGCGCCGGGCCGAATGCTCCCCGCACACCCGTTGA
- the rpsP gene encoding 30S ribosomal protein S16 — protein sequence MKRMGRKHRSYFRICATDRRSPRDGRVIEELGTYDPSIPETDARCTIDGPRVEYWLSVGAQPSDAVRVLIKKYGPKGTHLKEMDQARARLKLPKVIPDAGAPVFTPEAKPATTAAPAAPAAAEAAPAADAAGGEPAAG from the coding sequence ATGAAACGGATGGGGCGGAAGCACAGGTCGTATTTCCGGATCTGCGCCACCGATCGGCGCAGCCCGCGCGACGGCCGCGTGATCGAGGAGCTGGGCACCTACGACCCGAGCATTCCCGAGACCGATGCCCGCTGCACGATCGACGGCCCGCGGGTCGAATACTGGCTCTCCGTCGGCGCCCAGCCCAGCGATGCGGTGCGGGTGCTGATCAAGAAGTATGGCCCAAAGGGGACGCACCTCAAGGAAATGGACCAGGCCCGCGCCCGGCTCAAGCTCCCCAAGGTGATCCCCGACGCCGGTGCCCCCGTGTTCACCCCCGAGGCCAAGCCGGCGACGACGGCGGCCCCCGCGGCACCGGCCGCAGCCGAAGCCGCGCCCGCTGCCGACGCGGCCGGTGGCGAGCCCGCTGCCGGCTAG